From the genome of Alphaproteobacteria bacterium, one region includes:
- a CDS encoding DMT family transporter, producing the protein MSASDTRMVNVRMLPLILLVTLSLFWGLGPSIVKFVALDGVPPLGMVVWQTGLAGFILLGICLIRRVPLIFNGRHIRYYLAMGWVGLALPNANLVFVMREIPVALMGVIIITSPVITYLVALTIRLETFTPMRAAGVVLGFAGAAVLVLPDGSLPSPELLPIALLAFVTPALWATSNVIAEVWRPQESDTFALAMGTMFTAAIGALIVAAASGTFHPIWIDFGPSDWVIIAYAGITVCAFALFYTIVKLAGAVYLAQVGYLVPIMGVGWGAWFYGEEPTVWLWLAMALVFAGVALVNLGKKPEPKKSS; encoded by the coding sequence ATGAGCGCATCCGATACGCGTATGGTGAACGTCCGTATGCTGCCGCTCATCCTGCTGGTGACCCTGAGCCTGTTCTGGGGTCTCGGCCCGTCGATCGTGAAGTTCGTCGCGCTCGATGGCGTGCCGCCGCTGGGAATGGTGGTGTGGCAGACCGGCCTGGCGGGATTTATCCTGCTGGGCATCTGCCTCATTCGCCGTGTGCCGCTGATCTTCAACGGAAGGCATATCCGCTACTATCTGGCGATGGGATGGGTCGGACTTGCATTGCCGAACGCCAATCTCGTGTTCGTCATGCGGGAAATTCCGGTTGCGTTGATGGGGGTCATCATCATCACGTCGCCGGTGATCACCTATTTGGTGGCGTTAACCATCCGGCTGGAAACATTCACGCCGATGCGTGCGGCCGGCGTGGTGCTGGGCTTCGCCGGCGCGGCGGTTCTCGTCCTGCCGGACGGCAGCCTGCCTTCGCCTGAACTTCTGCCGATCGCGTTGCTCGCGTTCGTGACACCGGCGTTGTGGGCGACGAGCAATGTCATCGCCGAGGTCTGGCGACCCCAGGAGAGTGATACGTTTGCGCTGGCGATGGGGACGATGTTCACGGCCGCAATCGGCGCGCTCATTGTGGCGGCGGCTTCGGGGACGTTCCATCCGATATGGATCGACTTCGGCCCGAGCGACTGGGTGATTATCGCCTATGCCGGGATCACGGTCTGTGCGTTCGCCCTGTTCTATACGATCGTCAAGCTGGCCGGCGCGGTCTACCTCGCGCAGGTCGGCTATCTGGTGCCGATCATGGGGGTCGGCTGGGGTGCCTGGTTCTATGGCGAGGAACCGACCGTCTGGCTTTGGCTTGCCATGGCGCTGGTTTTCGCCGGCGTCGCGCTGGTCAATCTGGGTAAGAAGCCTGAACCCAAGAAATCAAGCTAG
- a CDS encoding DMT family transporter, whose product MKDWAEAGGAVRWLPLFLLLVLGAIWGGNPSFSKALVTNGISPAAVVFWQTLGAGILLSIVCIVRRTPIRLGRRAIIYYLVIGVIGIDLAYIMLVFSVRHLTVGYVSVLVLFSPLLTYVFAILLRLERINLLRGLGIAVGFAGAAVLVVPEGSLPSPDLLGVALLAFVVPAGYATANIFAEWGRPADADNVALAAGTMFAAAGGALIVTLIAGNFHPVWADFGQREVILFGFALATAVAFLIFYAIVALAGAVYLGQVGYIVTLAGVGWGVLFFGETVPVWLWVAIAIVALGVGMVNLGKKRPAK is encoded by the coding sequence ATGAAAGATTGGGCCGAAGCCGGAGGCGCCGTCAGGTGGCTGCCCTTGTTCCTGTTGCTGGTGCTTGGCGCGATCTGGGGTGGCAATCCGTCCTTCTCCAAGGCCCTCGTGACAAACGGAATTTCGCCTGCGGCGGTCGTGTTCTGGCAAACCCTCGGCGCCGGCATCCTGCTGTCGATCGTGTGTATTGTCCGGCGTACGCCGATCAGGCTCGGCCGCCGTGCGATCATCTACTATCTGGTGATCGGCGTGATCGGCATCGACCTCGCCTACATCATGCTGGTCTTTTCCGTGCGCCATCTGACGGTCGGTTATGTGTCCGTGCTGGTGCTGTTCTCGCCGCTGCTGACCTATGTTTTCGCCATCCTTTTGCGGCTCGAGCGGATCAATCTTCTGCGCGGTCTGGGTATTGCCGTCGGATTTGCGGGCGCCGCGGTCCTCGTTGTACCGGAGGGCAGCCTGCCGTCGCCGGACCTGCTGGGGGTAGCGCTTCTCGCCTTCGTCGTGCCGGCGGGTTATGCGACGGCGAACATATTTGCCGAATGGGGCCGTCCGGCTGACGCGGACAATGTGGCGCTGGCCGCCGGCACCATGTTCGCGGCTGCGGGTGGTGCGCTGATCGTCACGCTCATCGCCGGCAACTTTCATCCGGTCTGGGCTGACTTCGGCCAGCGCGAGGTGATTCTGTTCGGCTTCGCGCTCGCGACGGCGGTGGCGTTTCTGATTTTCTATGCGATCGTTGCGCTGGCCGGAGCCGTTTATCTCGGGCAGGTCGGCTACATTGTCACCCTGGCCGGGGTCGGTTGGGGAGTGCTGTTCTTCGGCGAGACCGTGCCCGTTTGGTTGTGGGTTGCGATTGCGATCGTCGCGCTGGGTGTCGGTATGGTCAATCTCGGCAAGAAGAGACCCGCTAAATGA
- a CDS encoding ATP-binding cassette domain-containing protein — protein MTPNADGSLELHDVSLTLKGAQLFAPIELIVPVGEAATVMGPSGCGKSSLLAHICGTLAPAFTPRGSVSLAGNPLDALPPEQRHIGILFQDDLLFPHLSVGDNLAFGLPPEVRGRERRRTEIDTALADAGLAGMADRDPATLSGGQRTRVALMRTLLSHPRALLLDEPFSKLDVELRDRIRGFVFEHARANGIPTLLVTHDPADADAAGGTTIELQ, from the coding sequence ATGACACCCAACGCAGACGGTTCCCTGGAACTGCACGATGTGTCGCTGACGCTGAAAGGCGCACAGCTGTTTGCGCCGATCGAGCTGATCGTCCCGGTCGGCGAGGCCGCGACGGTGATGGGACCGAGCGGGTGCGGCAAGTCCTCCCTGCTCGCCCATATCTGCGGCACCCTGGCACCCGCCTTTACGCCCCGGGGTAGCGTCAGTCTTGCCGGAAACCCGCTCGACGCATTACCGCCGGAGCAACGCCATATCGGCATCCTGTTCCAGGACGATTTGCTGTTCCCGCATCTTTCGGTCGGCGACAACCTCGCCTTCGGGTTACCGCCCGAGGTCCGCGGACGAGAGCGCCGCCGCACAGAGATCGACACCGCGCTCGCGGATGCCGGGCTCGCCGGCATGGCCGACCGTGACCCCGCAACCCTGTCCGGCGGTCAGCGCACGCGTGTGGCCCTGATGCGCACCCTGCTGTCGCATCCCCGCGCCCTGTTGCTGGATGAACCTTTCTCGAAGCTCGATGTCGAACTGCGTGATCGCATTCGCGGTTTCGTCTTCGAACACGCCCGCGCCAACGGCATCCCGACATTGCTGGTCACCCATGACCCGGCGGACGCGGACGCGGCCGGCGGCACCACGATCGAGCTTCAATGA
- a CDS encoding multidrug effflux MFS transporter encodes MSFAMKPDAPMPGRLAMTLLMGLLVSFAPMTIDLYLPAMPLMARELKTDAESIQLTLSVYMLGFAVAQTIFGPISDRYGRKPVIMFGTSIYLVASVACALATSVEQLIVFRLFQAIGAAAGPVVARAVVRDMFTREEAARMYAVVMTVVAIAPVIAPVLGGFIVVWFGWRANFWILTGFGASAMLLIIVMLPETNKALDPGATRIGQMLRNFGSMLSNRAYAGYVLTIMGNFSGLFAYLLGASFVLVDQLGMSPTAFGLSFGFASVGFMSGAFLGSRIVRHMGVERMCLMGTFCSATGGALVFGLIWSDVISIWSIILPTVVYFFGMGVSQPNIQAGAVSPYPQMAGAAASLLGLAQYVSAGLLSTALAIFAFDQTLLLATVMGVSGVFAFVAFFAMIWRPMKRAGTV; translated from the coding sequence ATGAGCTTCGCCATGAAACCCGACGCGCCGATGCCGGGGCGACTGGCCATGACCTTGCTGATGGGGCTGCTCGTCTCGTTCGCACCGATGACGATCGACCTGTATCTGCCGGCCATGCCGCTCATGGCGCGCGAGCTGAAGACGGACGCGGAATCGATACAGCTTACCCTGAGCGTCTACATGCTCGGTTTCGCCGTCGCACAGACCATCTTCGGGCCCATTTCGGACCGGTACGGACGGAAACCGGTCATCATGTTCGGCACCTCCATCTACCTCGTTGCCAGCGTCGCTTGCGCCCTGGCAACCAGCGTCGAACAACTCATCGTTTTCCGCCTGTTCCAGGCCATCGGAGCCGCCGCGGGTCCGGTCGTGGCCCGCGCGGTGGTGCGCGACATGTTCACCCGCGAAGAAGCCGCGCGCATGTATGCGGTGGTGATGACGGTGGTGGCCATCGCGCCGGTCATAGCACCGGTGCTCGGCGGATTCATCGTCGTCTGGTTCGGCTGGCGGGCGAATTTCTGGATACTCACGGGCTTCGGCGCATCGGCGATGCTTCTTATCATCGTGATGTTGCCGGAAACCAACAAGGCCCTCGATCCCGGCGCGACCCGGATCGGTCAGATGCTCCGCAATTTCGGGTCCATGCTTTCCAACCGGGCCTATGCCGGATATGTGCTGACAATCATGGGCAATTTCAGCGGGCTGTTCGCCTATCTGCTCGGCGCGTCTTTCGTGCTGGTCGATCAACTCGGCATGTCCCCCACCGCATTCGGCCTATCGTTCGGCTTCGCCTCGGTCGGTTTCATGTCCGGCGCCTTCCTTGGCAGCCGCATCGTCCGCCACATGGGGGTGGAGAGGATGTGCCTGATGGGGACCTTCTGCTCTGCGACGGGTGGCGCGCTTGTCTTCGGCCTCATCTGGTCGGATGTGATCTCCATCTGGTCGATCATCCTGCCCACGGTCGTCTACTTCTTCGGCATGGGTGTGTCCCAACCCAACATCCAGGCCGGGGCCGTCTCCCCCTATCCCCAAATGGCCGGGGCCGCCGCGTCACTGCTGGGTCTCGCACAATATGTATCGGCCGGCCTGCTCTCGACGGCGCTGGCGATCTTCGCCTTCGATCAGACACTCCTGCTTGCCACCGTCATGGGGGTCTCGGGTGTCTTCGCCTTTGTGGCCTTCTTCGCAATGATATGGCGGCCGATGAAGCGCGCCGGCACGGTGTAA
- a CDS encoding PBP1A family penicillin-binding protein has protein sequence MSKSPKKKTGKPGKTSPQKRTPKADTTPQARSSLAWRVTKWTLVLGIWGGIALAGVLVWFAWNLPAVDALGPSADKARRPGVTIVAADGSLVGGYGDLYGARLTVNELPPQLVQAVVAIEDRRFFEHPGVDVRGVLRAAVANLRAGGVVQGGSTLTQQLAKNLFLTPERSFDRKIRELILALQLERRFEKDELLTIYLNRVYLGAGTYGVEAAAQRYFGTSARDVDIYQAAVLAGLLRAPSRLNPDNSEAAAHVRAQTVLQAMVAAGFLRPDVAEKAAGTRRPGRGDTALPRPRVTGETRRYFADWVLERAAGYAGATGTDLAVETTLDPELQARAEAAIARADTKGSQVALVAMRTDGAVLAMVGGRRYGESQFNRVTRALRQPGSAFKPIVYLPALESGMTPDSPVIDAPITVDGWTPKNFSGGFRGEVTLREAVARSLNTVAVRVAEDIGRGRVIQSARRLGITTPLTPHPSIALGAGEVTPLELTAAYAVFANGGFAVAPYGISEVRQGGEVVFRRSSRAPRRVITAEAAAHTTEMLRAVIEWGTGRQAKIDRPAAGKSGTSQDFRDAWFVGYAGDLVVTVWVGNDDNTPTRRITGSSVPAAVWKDFMSTPLAASVAAPARAQAPLPQAARPARERLDPTFIERQTD, from the coding sequence ATGAGCAAGTCGCCCAAAAAGAAAACCGGAAAGCCGGGGAAGACGTCCCCGCAGAAGCGGACGCCGAAGGCGGACACGACGCCACAGGCGCGTTCCAGCCTGGCATGGCGCGTGACCAAATGGACATTGGTGCTTGGCATCTGGGGCGGTATTGCGCTGGCGGGGGTGCTGGTCTGGTTTGCCTGGAACCTGCCTGCCGTCGATGCGCTGGGTCCGAGCGCTGACAAGGCGCGGCGGCCCGGCGTCACGATCGTCGCGGCGGACGGATCGCTGGTCGGCGGCTATGGGGATCTCTACGGCGCGCGGCTGACGGTCAACGAGTTGCCGCCCCAACTGGTGCAGGCGGTCGTCGCCATCGAGGATCGCCGCTTTTTCGAACATCCCGGTGTCGACGTGCGCGGTGTGCTGCGTGCGGCCGTCGCCAATCTGCGCGCGGGCGGTGTGGTGCAGGGCGGTTCGACCCTGACCCAGCAACTCGCGAAAAACCTGTTCCTGACCCCCGAACGATCGTTCGACCGAAAGATTCGCGAGCTGATTCTGGCCCTTCAGCTGGAACGTCGGTTCGAGAAGGACGAGTTGCTCACCATCTATCTCAACCGGGTCTATCTTGGGGCCGGTACCTATGGCGTCGAGGCGGCGGCGCAGCGCTATTTCGGCACATCCGCGCGTGATGTGGACATCTATCAGGCGGCGGTGCTGGCCGGGCTGCTGCGCGCGCCGTCGCGTTTGAACCCCGATAACAGCGAGGCTGCGGCACACGTGCGGGCGCAGACAGTGTTGCAGGCGATGGTCGCGGCGGGATTCCTGCGGCCCGACGTCGCCGAGAAAGCCGCCGGGACACGTCGTCCCGGTCGCGGCGACACAGCGCTGCCACGCCCACGCGTGACGGGCGAGACGCGGCGCTATTTTGCGGACTGGGTGCTCGAGCGTGCCGCGGGATATGCCGGGGCGACCGGCACCGATCTCGCCGTTGAGACGACACTCGACCCGGAGCTTCAGGCGCGCGCGGAGGCGGCGATCGCGCGTGCGGACACCAAGGGGTCCCAGGTGGCGCTGGTCGCCATGCGGACCGACGGCGCGGTGCTCGCGATGGTTGGCGGGCGGCGCTACGGCGAAAGCCAGTTCAACCGGGTAACCCGGGCGTTGCGCCAGCCCGGGTCCGCCTTCAAGCCGATTGTCTATCTCCCGGCGCTCGAATCCGGCATGACCCCGGATAGCCCGGTAATCGATGCCCCAATTACCGTCGATGGCTGGACCCCGAAGAATTTCTCCGGCGGGTTTCGCGGCGAGGTGACCCTGCGCGAAGCCGTCGCGCGCTCCCTGAACACGGTTGCCGTGCGCGTGGCCGAGGATATCGGCCGTGGCCGTGTCATTCAGTCCGCCCGGCGGTTGGGGATCACGACGCCGCTGACGCCCCATCCGTCGATCGCGCTGGGTGCGGGCGAGGTAACGCCGCTTGAACTGACAGCCGCCTATGCCGTGTTTGCCAATGGCGGCTTCGCGGTGGCGCCCTATGGTATCTCCGAAGTGCGCCAGGGCGGGGAGGTGGTGTTCCGCCGGTCCAGCCGCGCGCCGCGTCGGGTGATCACGGCCGAAGCCGCGGCGCATACGACGGAAATGTTGCGCGCCGTTATTGAGTGGGGGACCGGACGGCAGGCGAAAATCGACCGACCCGCAGCGGGAAAATCCGGGACCAGCCAGGATTTTCGGGATGCCTGGTTCGTCGGATATGCCGGTGATCTTGTCGTGACCGTCTGGGTGGGCAATGATGACAACACGCCGACCCGGCGCATCACCGGCTCGAGTGTTCCCGCGGCGGTCTGGAAGGATTTCATGTCGACACCGCTCGCCGCATCGGTGGCGGCCCCGGCCCGTGCCCAAGCGCCCTTACCGCAAGCCGCGCGCCCGGCGCGCGAACGGCTCGACCCGACATTCATCGAGCGGCAAACGGACTAG
- the gyrB gene encoding DNA topoisomerase (ATP-hydrolyzing) subunit B → MSDTPEAPETDDETVEPIETPEGEDAEYGADSIKVLRGLDAVRKRPGMYIGDTDDGSGLHHMVYEVVDNAIDEALAGHCDTVDVTLNPDGSVTVVDNGRGIPVDIHEEEGVSAAEVIMTQLHAGGKFDQNSYKVSGGLHGVGVSVVNALSEWLEMRIWREGKEHKLRFAHGEPTDSLEVIGDAPDADGKPLTGTEITFQPSTETFTMIEFDRDTLEHRLRELAFLNSGVTLVLTDARGVEPIRSEMFYEGGLKAFVEYVDRNRQGIAGEVMHIIGEKEGVVVECALQWNDSYHETMLCFTNNIPQRDGGTHLAGFRGALTRTINNYANESGLAKKAKLAITGDDAREGLTCVLSVKVPDPKFSSQTKDKLVSSEVRPIVESTVGDRLGQWFEEHPNEARAVVEKIIEAAAAREAARKARELTRRKGALDMASLPGKLADCQERDPEKAEMFIVEGDSAGGSAKQGRDRRFQAILPLRGKILNVERARFDKMLSSAEIGTLITALGTGIRDDFNIEKLRYHKIIIMTDADVDGSHIRTLLLTFFYRQMPEIVERGHLYIAQPPLYRVQRGQSAVYLKDDRAMEDYLMDTGLGDAVLNLSDGTQRSGADLRGLLGVALEARKLIQPLTVYLPNATVVEQAAIAGALNPELIADRERAGEAAQAIAWMLDRLSDRLERGWQGSQREDGALAFSRTLRGVTETLVIDDRIINSSEARRLNELWADLRDTYIEHSRLQAKDQEHTITGPLTLLQAVFEAGRKGISMQRYKGLGEMNPDQLWETTLDQNARALLQVRVAQADAAGNIFETLMGDEVEPRRNFIQENALKVANLDV, encoded by the coding sequence ATGAGCGACACCCCCGAAGCCCCCGAGACGGACGACGAGACGGTCGAGCCGATCGAAACCCCGGAAGGGGAAGACGCCGAATATGGTGCCGATTCGATCAAGGTGTTGCGCGGCCTGGATGCGGTGCGCAAGCGGCCGGGCATGTACATCGGTGACACGGATGACGGGTCCGGATTGCACCACATGGTTTATGAGGTGGTCGACAACGCGATTGACGAAGCGCTCGCCGGGCACTGCGACACGGTCGATGTCACCCTCAACCCCGACGGCTCCGTAACGGTCGTCGACAACGGGCGCGGCATTCCGGTCGATATTCATGAAGAGGAAGGCGTGTCGGCGGCCGAGGTCATCATGACCCAGCTGCACGCGGGCGGAAAATTCGACCAGAATTCCTACAAGGTGTCGGGCGGCCTGCATGGGGTCGGCGTGTCGGTTGTGAACGCGCTGTCGGAATGGCTGGAGATGCGCATCTGGCGCGAAGGCAAGGAACACAAGCTGCGCTTTGCCCACGGTGAGCCCACAGATTCGCTGGAAGTGATCGGGGACGCCCCGGATGCGGATGGCAAACCGCTTACCGGCACCGAAATCACGTTCCAGCCCTCGACCGAAACCTTCACCATGATCGAGTTCGACCGCGACACGTTGGAGCACAGGCTGCGCGAGCTCGCCTTCCTGAACTCCGGCGTGACCCTCGTGCTCACCGATGCACGCGGCGTGGAGCCCATACGTTCGGAGATGTTCTACGAGGGCGGGCTCAAGGCATTCGTCGAGTATGTCGACCGCAACCGCCAGGGCATTGCGGGTGAGGTGATGCATATCATCGGCGAGAAGGAAGGCGTGGTCGTCGAGTGTGCGCTGCAGTGGAACGACAGCTATCACGAGACGATGCTGTGCTTTACGAACAACATCCCGCAGCGCGATGGCGGTACTCATCTGGCCGGATTCCGGGGCGCATTGACCCGTACGATCAACAATTATGCGAACGAAAGCGGGCTGGCGAAGAAAGCGAAACTCGCCATCACGGGTGATGACGCCCGCGAGGGTCTGACGTGCGTGTTGTCGGTCAAGGTGCCCGATCCGAAATTCTCGTCCCAGACCAAGGACAAGCTCGTCTCGTCCGAGGTGCGCCCGATCGTCGAATCGACGGTCGGTGATCGGCTGGGTCAATGGTTCGAAGAACATCCCAATGAGGCCCGTGCGGTGGTCGAAAAGATCATCGAAGCCGCAGCGGCCCGCGAGGCGGCCCGCAAGGCGCGTGAACTCACCCGCCGCAAGGGCGCGCTCGACATGGCGTCCCTCCCGGGCAAGCTCGCCGATTGCCAGGAGCGCGATCCGGAGAAGGCTGAAATGTTCATCGTCGAGGGCGACAGCGCGGGCGGCTCTGCCAAACAGGGTCGTGACCGTCGATTCCAGGCAATTCTGCCCCTGCGAGGCAAGATTCTGAACGTCGAACGCGCCCGCTTCGACAAGATGCTGTCCTCGGCCGAAATAGGCACGCTCATCACAGCCCTGGGTACCGGAATTCGCGACGACTTCAACATCGAGAAGCTGCGCTACCACAAGATCATCATCATGACCGACGCCGATGTGGACGGCTCCCATATCCGGACCCTGCTGCTGACCTTCTTCTATCGCCAGATGCCGGAAATTGTCGAACGCGGGCATCTGTATATTGCCCAGCCGCCGCTCTATCGGGTGCAGCGCGGTCAGTCGGCGGTCTATCTCAAGGACGACCGGGCGATGGAAGACTATCTGATGGACACCGGGCTGGGTGATGCCGTGCTCAATCTGAGCGATGGAACCCAGCGCTCCGGCGCCGACCTGCGGGGCCTGCTTGGTGTCGCATTGGAGGCCCGCAAGCTGATCCAGCCTTTGACGGTGTATTTGCCGAACGCCACGGTCGTGGAACAGGCGGCCATCGCCGGCGCGCTCAATCCCGAACTGATCGCCGACCGGGAACGTGCGGGCGAGGCCGCGCAGGCCATTGCCTGGATGCTTGATCGGTTGTCCGACCGGCTCGAACGCGGTTGGCAGGGCTCCCAGCGCGAGGATGGCGCGCTGGCATTCTCGCGCACACTGCGGGGGGTCACCGAAACGCTGGTGATCGACGACCGGATCATCAACTCGTCGGAGGCGCGCCGCCTGAACGAGCTTTGGGCTGATCTGCGCGACACCTATATCGAGCATTCGCGCCTCCAGGCGAAGGATCAGGAACACACGATCACCGGCCCGCTGACGTTGCTTCAGGCGGTGTTCGAGGCGGGCCGCAAGGGTATCTCGATGCAGCGCTACAAGGGGCTCGGCGAGATGAACCCGGACCAGTTGTGGGAGACCACGCTCGACCAGAATGCCCGGGCATTGCTGCAGGTCCGCGTCGCGCAGGCGGATGCGGCCGGTAACATCTTCGAGACCCTGATGGGCGATGAGGTCGAGCCGCGGCGCAACTTCATTCAGGAAAATGCGCTCAAGGTCGCGAATCTCGACGTCTAG
- the recF gene encoding DNA replication/repair protein RecF, protein MTLDDRPGSGSEAQTGGESRTPGHVARLDLTNFRSYAALRLDVGPSPVVLTGANGAGKTNLLEALSFLAPGRGLRRAALPDVARVHAGATATSWAVAARVEGADGTVVLGTGMEAGTGGGPARRAVRIDGEPARGQAAFAERISMIWLAPDMDRLFMEGGSARRRFVDRMVYGFDPEHARRIAVYEQATRGRQKLLRDGSGDSVWLAAEEETMATTGIAIAAARREVVGRLDAAITAEADLRAMSFPRAGLTFAGEVETWLADGPALEAEDRLRDTLAAGRARDADAGRALHGPHRSDLMAHNHDKDMAASLCSTGEQKALLIAIVLAHAHLLGLTRGAPPVLLLDEVAAHLDQERRAALAERIHALGAQAWLTGTDRRLFEAFGPDAQIFDVNAGAVAPVTGDSP, encoded by the coding sequence ATGACCCTCGATGACAGGCCCGGTTCCGGATCAGAAGCCCAAACGGGCGGCGAATCACGGACGCCGGGACATGTCGCACGTCTGGATCTGACGAATTTTCGCAGTTATGCGGCATTGCGCCTGGATGTCGGACCGTCGCCGGTCGTGCTGACCGGCGCCAACGGGGCCGGCAAGACCAACCTGCTTGAAGCCCTGTCGTTCCTGGCCCCCGGTCGCGGCCTGCGTCGGGCCGCACTGCCGGATGTGGCGCGCGTTCATGCCGGGGCGACAGCGACGTCCTGGGCTGTGGCTGCGCGTGTCGAGGGCGCGGACGGCACGGTGGTGCTCGGCACCGGGATGGAGGCGGGCACGGGCGGCGGACCGGCCCGTCGCGCGGTGCGGATCGACGGTGAGCCGGCGCGGGGACAGGCGGCCTTCGCCGAACGGATCAGCATGATCTGGCTGGCGCCGGATATGGACCGCCTGTTCATGGAAGGCGGCAGCGCAAGGCGGCGGTTCGTGGATCGCATGGTCTATGGTTTCGACCCCGAACATGCCCGACGTATCGCGGTATACGAACAGGCCACACGCGGGCGCCAGAAACTCTTGCGCGACGGGTCGGGAGACAGTGTCTGGCTCGCGGCCGAGGAAGAAACGATGGCCACGACCGGCATCGCGATCGCCGCGGCGCGGCGCGAAGTGGTCGGGCGCCTCGACGCGGCGATCACCGCGGAGGCCGATCTCCGCGCCATGTCTTTTCCGCGTGCCGGCCTGACATTCGCCGGCGAGGTTGAAACCTGGCTTGCCGACGGACCGGCGCTCGAGGCCGAGGACCGCTTGCGCGATACGCTCGCGGCGGGGCGCGCGCGCGATGCGGATGCCGGTCGTGCGTTGCATGGCCCGCACCGCAGCGACCTGATGGCCCATAATCACGACAAGGATATGGCCGCGTCGCTTTGCTCGACGGGCGAGCAGAAGGCGTTGCTGATCGCCATCGTTCTGGCGCATGCGCATTTGCTGGGCCTGACCCGCGGTGCCCCGCCGGTGCTGCTGCTCGATGAGGTCGCCGCTCATCTCGATCAGGAACGCCGTGCCGCGCTCGCGGAACGCATCCACGCGCTCGGCGCGCAGGCCTGGCTGACCGGGACCGACCGGCGGCTTTTCGAGGCCTTCGGCCCGGACGCCCAGATATTCGACGTGAATGCCGGTGCCGTGGCGCCGGTCACAGGAGACTCGCCATGA